The following are encoded in a window of Peromyscus leucopus breed LL Stock chromosome X, UCI_PerLeu_2.1, whole genome shotgun sequence genomic DNA:
- the LOC114683882 gene encoding LOW QUALITY PROTEIN: transcription elongation factor A protein-like 5 (The sequence of the model RefSeq protein was modified relative to this genomic sequence to represent the inferred CDS: inserted 1 base in 1 codon): MEKFYKENEGKPENKGRAEDEGRTEAGGNADEDKSDAEGKPARQGKPGEGAKPAEQGQPDEGKSEKQGKSEGEGKRQGEXKQDSQAKPASEARAAEKRPAEDYVPRKAKRKTDRGTDDSPKNSQEDLQDRHVSSEEMMRECADMTRAQEELRKRQKVGGFHWMPRDAQDALVPRGQRGVRGVRGGGRGQKDLEDAPFV; the protein is encoded by the exons ATGGAAAAGttctacaaagaaaatgaaggaaagccAGAAAACAAGGGAAGGGCAGAAgatgaaggaaggacagaagcgGGAGGAAATGCAGATGAAGACAAGTCAGATGCAGAGGGGAAGCCAGCACGCCAGGGGAAGCCAGGGGAGGGGGCAAAGCCAGCTGAGCAGGGACAACCAGATGAGGGCAAGTCAGAAAAGCAGGGAAAGTCTGAAGGGGAGGGCAAGCGCCAAGGGG GCAAGCAGGATTCCCAGGCAAAGCCAGCCAGCGAGGCGCGTGCCGCAGAAAAGCGCCCTGCTGAAGATTATGTGCCCCGGAAAGCAAAACGAAAAACAGACAGGGGGACAGACGATTCTCCCAAGAACTCCCAGGAGGACTTGCAGGACAGGCATGTGAGCAGTGAGGAGATGATGAGGGAGTGTGCAGATATGACAAGGGCGCAGGAAGagctgaggaagaggcagaaagtgGGAGGTTTTCACTGGATGCCCAGAGATGCACAGGATGCGCTAGTCCCCAGGGGCCAGCGGGGAGTGAGGGGAGTGAGGGGCGGAGGCAGGGGCCAGAAGGACTTGGAAGATGCTCCCTTTGTTTAA